The genomic stretch TCCTCAAGCCTTTTGACGACTTGCGGGTGCTGCGCGCCAAGGTGCGCGCCGCCCTGGAGCGCCGGACTGCGGGCCTGCTCGTGCGGGAGCAGGCCCGGGAGGTGGCCCGCGAGGCCGCGGCCCTCCTGGCCTCCGGACAGGACGCGCCGGAGCTCGCCTACGAAGTCCTGGAGGCGGAGCTGCGGGCCTACGAGGAAGCGGTGCGCCTGGGCCTCAATGGCCGGATAGCCGTCGTGGGCAGCGCGAATACCGTCACCGTTCTTCAGGACGCTGGGTTCGAGGCGGCGGAGCTGCCGCCCTACGCCCCCGAACTGGAGCGCGTGGACGTCGTCATCGTGGAGACGGGCGACCCCCAGTGGCGCACGCTGGCCGAGCGCCTTCAGCGCAGACCGCCCGACGTGCTGCTGCTCGCCAGTCCCCAGTCGGACCTGGGTGATTTGTTGGAGGCGATTACGCTGCGCATGGACCTGGTGGGCTTCGGCACCAGCCAGGGTGCCGTCGCGCTGCCGGAGAAGGTGCGCATGTTGCTGCTGCGCCGGGGCGTGCAGCGGGCGCAAGATCGGCTCGCCGCAGCGCTCGCCGCCTTCCGGCAGAGCATCGCCGCGCCGCTTCCCTGAAGAACCCCATTGAGACGTGAGGAGGCGCGCGCGGGCCGGGCCTCGAAAGAGGCGCCGAGCCCCGTGGGGGCCGTCGCATACTGCCGACGTCTGGCCCGCAAAGCGAAACGCCCACCTTCTTTTCAGAAGGTGGGCGCCTCAGTGTGACCCTGCCGGGATTCGAACCCGAGTTTGAGCCGTGAGAGGGCTCCGTCCTAACCGCTAGACGACAGGGCCGATACTTGTTTCAACCGCCGCCAACTGCCCGCGATTTCTACCTTTTTTCGTCTGCCCTCGTCAACCTTTTTTGTTTCGTCCTGCTCAGGTTGCTTCAGACCGACGAGCACTACAACTACAGGACTACAAGCTGGGGAACTAGGATTCGAACCTAGATAAGCAGAGTCAGAGTCTGCTGTCCTGCCGTTAGACGATTCCCCAAGGACCTGCTCGACTGCGGCGCTTCTCTACCAATACCACTTCGGGACTGCAACAACTTCGGTGCGGCGTTTACTTCTTCCTGCTCTTCGTCGTCTCCGGCTTCTTGGCGGGCTTGGCTGCCTGCTGGGTCGGGACGATGTAGATGCGAACTTCGTCGTTCGCCTCGTAAATGTTCAGCCCCGCGAAGTTCTTCCCCGAGGGGTTGCTGATGTGAACCGCCTTGACGCCCGGCTGGTTCACGATCTGCCGGCGGGGGTAACCGCTCGTCGAGTAGACCGCGCGGTAGTACTCCAGCGTGCCATCGAAATCCCTGGGCGACCGGTAGCGATTCTCACCGACCCGCTTGGACCCATCCGGCAACTGCGCGCCATTGATGACTTCGGCGCCCGCTGAAACCGCCCAGAGCGCCACCAGCGCCGCTCCGAGCGGGCGCGCCTTATAGAAACCGCGTTTCAGGCTGTCAAGGGCACGCATCATGGGTCCGAAAGATAGGGGCCTGGGCTGCCGACGTCCACCGCTACCTGCGCCTGACAGCTCAACCGCGCGTCAGCGCCGCGTCGATGCGCAGCAGGGATTCGTCGCGGCCCACCAACACCAGCGTCTCGCCGATGCCCGGGCTGGTGGTGTTGCCGGTGAGTGCCACGCGGATGGGCTGCGCCACCTTGCCCATGCCGACGCTGGAGGCCTCGCTCACCTGCTTCACCACGCCGTCCAGCGCCTCCACCGACCACTCCGGAAGCGCGACGAGCGTCTCGCGCACCTTTCGCAGCAGGTTGAGGGACTCTCCGGAGAGGTGCTTGGTGGCGGCCTTCTCGTCCAGGGTGATGCCGGAGCGGAAGTAGACGTTGGCCGCGGTGGTGGCGATGTCTTCCAGGGTGTTGGAGCGCTCGCGCAGCGTGCGCACCAGCGTCTCCAGACGCGGGTCGCCCTTCGCCTGGATGCCCTTCGCCTCCAGGAAGGGGAGCAGCCGCTCCACCACGGTCTCCACCGGCAGCTGCTTCATCCACTGCTGGTTGAGCCACAGCAGCTTCTCCGGGTTCCACACGCCGGAGGTGGTGCCCACGTCGCTGAAGTCGAACCACTCGAGCATCTGCTCGCGGCTGATGACCTCGTCGTTGCCGTGGCTCCAGCCCAGGCGGATGACGAAGTTGAGCAGCGCCTCCGGCATGACGCCGTTGCGCTTGTGCACCATCACGTCCGCTTCCGGGTGCTTGCGCTTGGACAGCTTCTCGCGGTCCGGGCCCAGGATGAGCGGCAGGTGGGCGAAGTCGGGAGGCGTCCACCCCAGCGCCTGGTACAGCATCAGCTGCGGGAAGGTGGAGTTGACGTGCTCCTGGCCGCGCGCGACCAGGGTGATGTCCATCAGGTGGTCATCAATGACACACCCGAAGTTGTACACGGGGATGCCGTCCGCCCGCATCATGACCCAGTCATCCAGGTCGCTGTGCGTCTTGGTGATGGTGCCCAGCGCCTTGTCGGTGAAGGACACGGAACCGTCACCCGCGGGCATCTTGAAGCGGATGACCGCGTCCGCGGCGTTGCGGCCGGCGGGGGGCTCGGTCCGCTCACGGCAGGTGCCCGGGTACTTGAACGCGCCGCCCGCCTTCTCCGCCACCTGCCGCTGCGCGTCGAGGTCCTCCTTCGTGCAGTAGCACCGGTAGGCCTTGCCCTCGGCGATGAGCTGGTCTGCGTGCTTGCGGTAGGTGTCCAGCCGCTGCATCTGGAAGTAGGGGGCGTAGGGGCCTTCCTTACCGGGGCCCTCATCCCAGTCGATGCCCAGCCAGTTCAGTCCGTCCAGGATGGCCTGCACCGACTCCGGGGTGGAGCGGCCCTGGTCCGTGTCCTCCATGCGAAGGACGAAGGTGCCGCCCTGGCGCCGCGCCTGCAGGAAATTCATCAGCGCCGTACGGGCACCGCCAATGTGAAGGTAACCGGTAGGCGAGGGAGCGAAGCGGACGCGAAGGGCAGGAGGCATACGGGCGCGCGGATTAGCAGGGCGTGGATGGAGGGTCAACGCGGAGGGACTTTCCTGGAGTAAGTTGGATGGCCAGGGAGAACTCGTATGTCGATTCGTCAGGTAGTTCGCACGTTGCTCCTGGCTGTCCTCCTGGTGGGCGTGCCCGCGACCGCCACCACCCAGCTCCGCGTGGACCTGTCCGGGCTCGCGGTAGGCGCGGACACCGTGGTCCACGGTGTCGTCCGGCGCGTGGAGAGCCGCTGGAGCGGCGACAAGATGCGCATCCTCACCGACGTCGAAATCCAGGTGACGGAATCGCTCAAGGGCCAGCCTGGGAGCACGGTGCTCGTCACCCAGCCCGGGGGCCGCATGGGGGACATTGGCCAGGTGGTGCACGGCCTGGCGTCCTTCACGCCGGGCGAGGAGGTGGTGGTCTTCCTGCAGAAGCGCGGACCCCGTGCCTTCCGCGTGTCCGACATGGCGCAGGGCAAGTTCCAGGTGAAGCGCGAGGGAAAGACGGCGCTGGCCGTCCCGGAGCCCACCGAGTCGCAGCTGCTGGACCCCGTCACCCGCAAGCCGGCCGCGTCCGCGCTCCAGTCCATGACGCTGGTGGAGCTGAAGGCCGCCATCCGTGAAGCCCTTGGGGAGCAGACGCCGTGATGCTGCTCGCGCCCCTGATGCTGGCCCTGACCCTGGGCCAGGTGGACCCCTACGTCCGCAGCCGTGTCGATGCGGGTGACACGCGCACGCAGTGCCTCTTCTGGACGTCCAATCGCGTCGTCTGGAACCAGAGCACCTACGGCAACCCGGACACGGCGGGTGACTCCGAGTTCGACGCGATTCGCGCCTCCTTCCAGAGCTG from Myxococcus xanthus encodes the following:
- the gltX gene encoding glutamate--tRNA ligase; its protein translation is MPPALRVRFAPSPTGYLHIGGARTALMNFLQARRQGGTFVLRMEDTDQGRSTPESVQAILDGLNWLGIDWDEGPGKEGPYAPYFQMQRLDTYRKHADQLIAEGKAYRCYCTKEDLDAQRQVAEKAGGAFKYPGTCRERTEPPAGRNAADAVIRFKMPAGDGSVSFTDKALGTITKTHSDLDDWVMMRADGIPVYNFGCVIDDHLMDITLVARGQEHVNSTFPQLMLYQALGWTPPDFAHLPLILGPDREKLSKRKHPEADVMVHKRNGVMPEALLNFVIRLGWSHGNDEVISREQMLEWFDFSDVGTTSGVWNPEKLLWLNQQWMKQLPVETVVERLLPFLEAKGIQAKGDPRLETLVRTLRERSNTLEDIATTAANVYFRSGITLDEKAATKHLSGESLNLLRKVRETLVALPEWSVEALDGVVKQVSEASSVGMGKVAQPIRVALTGNTTSPGIGETLVLVGRDESLLRIDAALTRG
- a CDS encoding response regulator, coding for MRICAAMEFPFETGEGEGGEGGTLASTVLVVDDEPVVLDICARLLERDADLVVTLAASAEEALPLLAEQRFDVLVTDKNLPGMGGVELIAEARRLQPSMEAVMITGYASSESVVAAFAAGASDYILKPFDDLRVLRAKVRAALERRTAGLLVREQAREVAREAAALLASGQDAPELAYEVLEAELRAYEEAVRLGLNGRIAVVGSANTVTVLQDAGFEAAELPPYAPELERVDVVIVETGDPQWRTLAERLQRRPPDVLLLASPQSDLGDLLEAITLRMDLVGFGTSQGAVALPEKVRMLLLRRGVQRAQDRLAAALAAFRQSIAAPLP